The following nucleotide sequence is from Solanum dulcamara chromosome 7, daSolDulc1.2, whole genome shotgun sequence.
aACCCTTTTAAATGAGTTGCTTAATAAGCAACTTCAATGGTAATCTCTGTGCTCTAGTTGTATAGTAATATGTAACAGACCCGGAGATAGATTACTATGGGTAATATGCTTTGCCTTGTATTATTCTGAGAATCATAACAATCTGAGATGAACCTCTCCTATTTTTACAGATGGGTTTAAGTTTAATGTAATGCTTATTGAACAGGACAAATTTCTTCATTTCCTAAGAAGAGTAAACTGAAGATAGGTGAATCCTCAGCATTCTTTACCTACGTCAAATCAGGCATGCCTAAAAGCAATGACCAAGGAACGATCTCTACCCATGAAATTGTGGCTCCCCAATCAAGGATGGAAGAGAATACCAATGCAGCCGTAGGGCATTTAGAGATTGAAACTCAAATGCAAGTTAATGGAGATGCAGTTGAAAATCATTCACATGCTGATGACTATCCAAGTAGTAACAGTTTACCAGACTCATATTCCATGGAAAGGTCCTCTACCCCCCCTTTATCACTAGAATTACCGCAACAGAGGAACTCAAAGATGGAGGAGTTCTCGCAGGTGTACATGCATCCTCGCAATGAAGCCCAGCGTGATGCTGTGAATTTTCATGCTCAAACTGCTTATTCCTATTTTATGCCTGGAGCAATCAATCAAGTCATGATGCCACCATCAACACAGATGTATCAGAAGAACCTGCAAGATCTCCACAACCATGCTAATTCAGCTGTGTCACCTCAATATAATCATATGCCACCATGTCCCCCTCATATGAATGGGATGTCATCATTTCCTTACTACCCTATGGGCCTATGCTTAGGACCTGGCCAAATGCCAACACCACATCAATGGCCCCCGATTGGAAATTCGCCTTCGGCTGAAGGTAAGTGGAGCAAAGTTGATCGTAGAAAGGCTGCACTGATGAAGTTTAGACAGAAGAGGAAGGAAAGATGTTTTGACAAGAAGATCAGGTATGTTAACCGAAAAAAGCTGGCAGAACGGAGACCTCGTGTGAGAGGACAGTTTGTGAGGAAGGTAAATGGTGTGAATGTGGATCTTAATGGGCATCCTGCTTCAGCAGGTTATGATGACGATGATGAAGAGGATGAGGAGGAACAAACTAGAAATTTTGATTCACCTGAGGATGATCCATCCATGTGTCTATGATGATTGCAATCTTTTGGTAGTTTTCCTTGTCAATGAACAGCTTGTCTTCTCAGAATACCTGTGCCAAAGAGCTATTATACCTTGAGGATGAATGCAGAAAGATGATTTAGTTTTGATCAGTATGCCCACAAATGGAACAGGCCTGCTTTTCGACTTGCCTTCAGAGACTTGGTCTATCAGTTGTGCaatgaaaaattaagaaatctTCCTGCTCCCACTGCTTTTCAGCATCATGTAACTATGTGTTAACAAGGTGAAAATATATCAAGCTAAATTCAGGAATCTAAGAGAAACCAATCTGAACAGGAGAACTTAATTGTGTTATGGTGGCTCTGGCTTTTCCTGTCTAATGTCACTGGAATTTAAAATCTATCTTGAAGTGGGGCGGCCAGAGCCTGTGATTTCA
It contains:
- the LOC129893772 gene encoding two-component response regulator-like APRR1, giving the protein MMEKNGIVKSGDGFIDRSKVRILLCDKDVKSSQEVLTLLCKCSYQVTSVRSPRQVIDALNAEGPDIDIILSEVDLPMTKGYKMLKYIMKDKELRRIPVIMMSSQDEVSIVVKCLKFGAADYLVKPLRTNELLNLWTHMWRRRQMLGLAEKNILSYYDFDLIVSDPSDPNTNSTTLFSDDTDDKSRKSVNLEVCPSIQFEDEINAATTAAAVETVIVVPFECQYNVPGTNNRQTGQISSFPKKSKLKIGESSAFFTYVKSGMPKSNDQGTISTHEIVAPQSRMEENTNAAVGHLEIETQMQVNGDAVENHSHADDYPSSNSLPDSYSMERSSTPPLSLELPQQRNSKMEEFSQVYMHPRNEAQRDAVNFHAQTAYSYFMPGAINQVMMPPSTQMYQKNLQDLHNHANSAVSPQYNHMPPCPPHMNGMSSFPYYPMGLCLGPGQMPTPHQWPPIGNSPSAEGKWSKVDRRKAALMKFRQKRKERCFDKKIRYVNRKKLAERRPRVRGQFVRKVNGVNVDLNGHPASAGYDDDDEEDEEEQTRNFDSPEDDPSMCL